CGAAAGATATGACACCAGGTTGTACAACAGAGGCATGTGATTTCCGTGATAAGCATGAAGACTTCAGTCAGTTAAACGCTGTTATAATAGGTGTGAGCCCTGATAATGTCCAAAAGCATACAAAATTTATTGATAAGCATGGGCTACCTTTTACACTATTAGTGGACGAGGATCATGCAGTAGCGGAGGCTTATGGCGTATGGGTGTTAAAGAAAATGTATGGACGCGAATATATGGGGATTGAACGTTCTACCTTTTTAATTGATACAGATGGTAATCTTATAAAGGCTTGGCGTAAAGTACGCGTAAAAAATCATATTGAAGAAGTATACACATATTTAGCAAATCAGGAGGAACATAAATGAGAATTTATTTTACGTTTGAGCCAAGACCCGATTTACGTGAACCGTTAGTAGAGGAATTTTCACAATGTGACTTTGTTTTTAAAAATGGGTTATCTACGGATGAACTTCAAAAAGCAGATGTACTAGTTACATATGGCGAAGATTTAAATGATGACAATATGCAATACGCAACGAAACTAAAATGGATATTCGTTGCTTCGGCAGGTGTAGAAAAAATGCCAGCACAAGCAATTATTGATCGAGGTATTTTAGTATCAAATGTGCGTGGAATTCATAAATCACCTATGGCTGAGTCAATGCTTGCTCATATTTTAGCAATTAAGCGTGCATTGCCGTGGTTATACGATCATCAGAAGAAAAGAGAATGGTCGAAAAAAGGGAAACAAACTGAATTACGTGATAATACAGCGCTTATATTAGGGCCTGGC
The genomic region above belongs to Lysinibacillus sp. FSL W8-0992 and contains:
- the bcp gene encoding thioredoxin-dependent thiol peroxidase, translated to MTLVEGQKVPDFSLVNDKGEYVQLADFRGKNVILYFYPKDMTPGCTTEACDFRDKHEDFSQLNAVIIGVSPDNVQKHTKFIDKHGLPFTLLVDEDHAVAEAYGVWVLKKMYGREYMGIERSTFLIDTDGNLIKAWRKVRVKNHIEEVYTYLANQEEHK